The following coding sequences lie in one Candidatus Eremiobacterota bacterium genomic window:
- a CDS encoding NUDIX hydrolase has protein sequence MRVKYEVSAGGLTLRRRDSGYDALLIGRGAPPRIWTLPKGHVEARESTEQAALREVHEETGCWAEIITRLNEIAYWFYVGKAKHRKAVTFFLMRYLSGDPANHDHEVDDARWFDLAQARRTLKYVNEKRLVDLALEFLAAHPDAFGEPYVVTRTAEPVSS, from the coding sequence ATGCGAGTCAAGTACGAGGTGTCGGCGGGTGGTTTGACCCTGCGCCGCCGCGATTCCGGCTACGATGCCCTGCTGATTGGGCGCGGCGCCCCGCCGCGCATTTGGACTTTGCCCAAAGGACACGTCGAGGCGCGCGAATCAACCGAGCAGGCGGCGCTGCGCGAAGTTCACGAGGAGACCGGCTGCTGGGCCGAGATCATCACGCGTCTCAATGAAATCGCGTATTGGTTTTACGTGGGGAAGGCCAAGCACCGAAAGGCGGTGACGTTCTTCCTGATGCGTTACCTTTCGGGCGACCCCGCGAACCACGATCACGAAGTGGACGACGCGCGTTGGTTCGACCTCGCGCAAGCCCGGCGAACGCTGAAGTACGTAAACGAAAAGCGCCTCGTCGATCTGGCGCTGGAGTTTCTCGCAGCGCATCCCGACGCTTTCGGCGAGCCGTACGTGGTGACGCGTACTGCCGAGCCGGTATCGTCCTAG
- a CDS encoding segregation/condensation protein A has translation MAESNAFRVRLDAFDGPLDLLLSLIKEQQLDVATVPLAAVAEQYLAYVRAMQARDFEIAAEYLVIAATLLFLKSRALLPPIPRELVEDESETAEAVEERLRRRLIAYSKYRELGEQLRGYQNEASAFFYRESGDPAGEIVQRYEIDPEKLKRAFLAMLVQARPEKRSIARERISLLASMDFIMRRIKEREEAYFSELCAELGMTRDVIVVTFLAILELVRRRRLGFEQPEAFDDIRLFPTPKSAA, from the coding sequence ATGGCGGAGAGCAACGCTTTTCGCGTTCGTCTCGATGCCTTCGACGGCCCGCTCGATCTTCTGCTTAGTCTCATCAAGGAGCAACAGCTCGACGTAGCGACAGTTCCCCTCGCCGCAGTCGCCGAGCAGTACTTGGCGTACGTGCGCGCAATGCAAGCGCGCGACTTTGAGATCGCCGCCGAGTATCTGGTGATTGCGGCCACCTTGCTCTTTTTGAAGTCGCGCGCACTCTTGCCGCCGATTCCGCGGGAGCTGGTCGAGGACGAGAGCGAGACGGCCGAAGCGGTTGAGGAGCGCCTTCGGCGACGCCTCATCGCCTATTCAAAGTATCGCGAACTCGGAGAACAACTGCGCGGATACCAAAACGAGGCGAGTGCATTCTTTTATCGAGAGTCGGGCGACCCAGCCGGGGAAATCGTCCAGCGGTACGAGATCGATCCGGAAAAACTCAAGCGAGCGTTCCTGGCAATGCTCGTACAGGCGCGTCCGGAGAAACGCTCGATCGCGCGCGAGCGCATCTCATTGCTCGCATCGATGGACTTCATTATGCGGCGAATCAAAGAACGAGAAGAGGCATACTTCTCCGAGCTCTGCGCGGAACTCGGGATGACGCGCGACGTCATCGTGGTGACGTTCTTAGCCATCTTAGAGCTCGTTCGGCGACGGCGCTTAGGCTTCGAGCAGCCGGAAGCGTTCGACGACATTCGGCTCTTCCCGACGCCAAAGAGCGCGGCCTAA
- the scpB gene encoding SMC-Scp complex subunit ScpB, which produces MLDEAILHLQRPVEALLFVAGEPLSIPQLAAVLHAQEREIAAVLQHIEGEYSDRGIVLREVAGGYRFATSPLAREIVEAYLLPAKTTLSAPALEALAIVAHLQPVTRGEIEAIRGVNSDSVVSTLFDRGLIAEAGRKDVVGRPMQYQTTPFFLESFGLRSLDDLPQLELEAGHPLEFNLSEAKAEAN; this is translated from the coding sequence ATGCTGGACGAAGCGATTCTGCATCTGCAGCGTCCGGTCGAAGCGTTGCTCTTCGTCGCGGGCGAACCGCTTTCGATCCCTCAGCTCGCTGCCGTACTGCACGCGCAAGAGCGCGAAATCGCCGCAGTGCTGCAGCACATCGAGGGCGAGTACAGCGACCGCGGCATCGTGCTGCGTGAAGTCGCGGGCGGCTATCGCTTTGCGACCTCACCGCTCGCGCGAGAAATTGTAGAAGCCTATTTACTTCCCGCGAAAACCACGCTCTCGGCTCCGGCGCTGGAGGCGCTCGCCATCGTCGCGCATCTGCAGCCCGTGACTCGAGGCGAAATCGAGGCGATCCGGGGGGTGAACTCCGACAGCGTCGTCAGCACGCTGTTCGATCGTGGGCTCATCGCCGAAGCGGGACGCAAGGACGTCGTAGGTCGCCCGATGCAGTATCAGACGACCCCATTCTTTTTGGAATCGTTCGGTTTGCGCTCGCTCGACGATCTGCCGCAGCTCGAGCTGGAAGCCGGACACCCGCTCGAGTTTAACTTGAGCGAAGCGAAGGCCGAAGCCAACTAA
- a CDS encoding deoxyribonuclease IV, which yields MRIGLHVHVAGGYVKAVEHAKNAGASAMQVFSTNPRSYRTVAVDGAALDAFAQLRGEAGIETCAIHTPYLINFASADPKIAKGSLHLLQNDLAVAARGGMRFVNTHLGSYGARDRDEGFAAICTALQSALRAIEPGVFLVLENSAGSGNLAGGTLEELGRILRAIPHPQLGVCLDTAHAWASGYPIGSREGVDRFLEDADREIGLERILMFHFNDTEVPLGAGRDRHWHIGEGLIGFEGFRALLAHHELHEKIAILETPGSDADDLRNMQTILAIQKGALASRP from the coding sequence ATGCGCATCGGCCTGCACGTCCACGTCGCTGGCGGTTACGTCAAAGCGGTGGAGCACGCCAAGAACGCCGGCGCGAGCGCGATGCAAGTTTTCTCGACCAATCCTCGCAGCTATCGCACCGTCGCCGTGGACGGCGCGGCGCTCGACGCATTTGCGCAACTACGAGGAGAGGCCGGAATCGAGACGTGCGCGATTCATACGCCCTATCTCATCAACTTCGCCAGCGCCGACCCTAAAATTGCAAAAGGCTCGCTTCATTTGCTTCAAAACGATCTCGCGGTCGCGGCGCGGGGAGGAATGCGTTTTGTGAACACGCATCTCGGCTCGTACGGAGCGCGCGACCGGGACGAGGGTTTTGCGGCGATTTGTACGGCGCTGCAATCGGCACTGAGAGCGATCGAACCGGGGGTATTCTTAGTGCTCGAGAATTCGGCGGGGTCGGGAAATCTCGCGGGCGGAACGCTCGAAGAGCTGGGCCGCATACTTCGCGCAATTCCCCACCCGCAGCTCGGCGTCTGTCTCGATACGGCGCACGCGTGGGCGTCGGGTTATCCGATTGGCTCGAGAGAGGGCGTCGATCGTTTCCTGGAAGACGCCGACCGCGAAATCGGGCTGGAGCGTATTCTGATGTTCCACTTCAACGATACCGAAGTTCCCCTCGGCGCGGGGCGCGATCGGCATTGGCACATTGGTGAAGGGTTGATTGGTTTTGAGGGCTTTCGGGCACTCCTCGCTCACCACGAACTGCACGAGAAGATCGCCATTCTGGAGACACCCGGCAGTGATGCCGACGACCTGCGTAACATGCAAACGATTCTGGCGATTCAGAAAGGCGCGCTGGCGTCGCGGCCGTGA